Proteins encoded together in one Vigna angularis cultivar LongXiaoDou No.4 chromosome 5, ASM1680809v1, whole genome shotgun sequence window:
- the LOC108323303 gene encoding sucrose transport protein SUC4-like has translation MAAHEVPLSYSGAQPVEAATGESGAAGEAFLWELFGTVTYFSTPVWTILSATALTWIGWFPFLLFDTDWMGREIYGGEPNEGPNYDTGVRMGAIGLLLNSVVLGITSVLMERLCRKRGAGFVWGISNILMAVCFIAMLIVTYLANRIGYIGKELPPTGIVIAALTIFTVLGFPLAITYNVPYALVSTHI, from the exons ATGGCAGCTCATGAAGTACCTCTGAGTTATAGTGGGGCACAACCTGTTGAAGCAGCAACAGGGGAATCGGGTGCTGCTGGAGAAGCTTTTCTGTGGGAGCTATTCGGGACAGTCACATATTTTTCAACCCCAGTATGGACAATACTGTCCGCTACTGCCTTAACTTGGATTGGGTGGTTTCCATTTCTCCTTTTTGATACTGATTGGATGGGCCGAGAGATTTATGGTGGTGAACCAAATGAAGGCCCTAATTATGATACTGGAGTTAGAATGGGGGCAATAGGCTTATTGCTTAATTCAGTTGTTCTTGGAATAACGTCTGTACTCATGGAGAGGTTATGCAGGAAGCGGGGGGCTGGGTTTGTGTGGGGAATCTCAAATATCTTGATGGCTGTCTGCTTTATTGCAATGCTTATTGTAACCTATCTGGCAAATAGAATTGGCTATATAGGCAAAGAACTACCACCAACTGGCATTGTGATTGCTGCATTGACAATCTTTACCGTTCTTGGGTTTCCACTTGCA ATCACTTACAACGTTCCATATGCCTTAGTTTCCACACATATTTAG